In Corynebacterium aquilae DSM 44791, the genomic stretch GGTACGCACACTGACCTGCGCGCCCGCAAAACGACCATACGTCTTAAACAACGCCTCCAGCTCATCGGCCAAACTCCGGCCCGAAGCCTTCAACTCCGCCGCCCACGCACAGGTCACCAACGCCGTGGCAATACCATCCTTATCCGGCACCACATCCGGGAACGGGCACGTGCCAATCGCCTCCTCATAAGCAAACACCAACTCGCCAGGACGACCATCACCCGCCCGCGCCAAATTCTTAAAACCAGTCAACGTCTCCTGGAAATCCCAGCCACGATCCCGCGCAATCTCACCCAACAACTGCGAAGACACCACCGTCGTCGCCACCACCGGGGCAGCCCAACCACGATCCGCAGGAAAAGTCGGCACCAACCGCGTCGCCAACAACGGGCCCAACTCATCACCCCGCAACATCCGGAAACCACCCTCACACGGCACCCCCACCGCACACCGATCAGCATCCGGATCCAACGCAATCAGCACATCAGCGCCCTGACGCGCCCCCTCTAACAGCAACAAATCAGTAGCCCCCGGCTCCTCCGGATTCGGAAAATCCACCGTCGGAAACGTCGGATCAGGATGCTGTTGCGCATCCACCGGAACGCTGCGTGCAAACCCCGCCGCCTGCAACGCCTGATTCATCGCACGGCCACCCACCCCATGCATCGCCGTAAACACCACACTCAACGCCGCGCGCTCATTATTCACGCGCAACTTATCGCCCTCCACCGGATTGACCCGATCCACAATGTCATCAATGTAGCGACGCAACGGATCCGCACCAGGGCGCACAGACACCCTCGGCACCTGCAAAGGATCCCCCACCGCCTGAATATGCTCCTCAATCGCACGATCATCAGGGCTGACCAACTGCGCACCACCAGCCACATACACCTTGTAGCCATTATCAGCCGCCGGATTATGGCTCGCCGTGATCTGCACACCAGCATCCAACCCCCGCGACTTCACCAACCACGGCATCACCGGAGTCGGCGTCGGGGTCGGCAACAACAACACCTCAAACCCCGCGCCCGCAAACACCTCCGCCGCAGTACACGCAAACGTGTGGGAACCATAACGAGCGTCATAGCCCACCGCCACCCGAATCGGGCCATCCTGGCCATACATATCCGCGCCAATACTGCCCTCATCCTCCTCATCCAACATCGAAGGATGCGGAATATGCAGCTTCGCCGAACGCTCAACCAACCACGCAGCCAAACCCGCCGTCGTACGAGTCACCTGCGTGACATTCATATGGTCCTCGCCCGGCCCCACCGGAGCCCGCAAGCCAGCAGTTCCAAACTTCAAACTCATAGGTTTCGCACCACCTTCGCCAACAGCGCACCACACTCACGAGCAGCCCGCGCACCAGCCTCCAACACCTCATCATGATCCAACGGCTCACCCGTCACACCAGCCGCCAAATTCGTCACCAACGACAAACCCAACACCTCCACATCAGCCGCCCGCAGAGCAATCGTCTCGTACACCGTCGACATGCCCACCAGACCAACCCCCAACACCCGCAACATCCCAATCTCCGCCGGCGTCTCATACTGCGGGCCAGGCATCATCGCATACACCGCCTCATCCAACCCCGGCTCCAACTTGTGCACCAACGCCCGCAACCGCGGCGAATACGCATCAACCATGTTCACAAAATCAGCCCCCACCAACGGAGTGCGCGCCGTGAAATTAATGTGATCACAAATCACCACCGGCTGCCCCACACGCATCCCCTCAGCCAAACCACCCGCAGCATTCGTCAACACCACCGCACGCGCACCAGCAGCAGCCAACGTGCGAACCCCATGCACCGTCCGCCACAACTCCACCCCCTCATAAGCATGCGTGCGCCCCGTCAACAACGCCACCACCCGCGACGCACCATCCCCCACAGCAGGCACCCGCAGCACCACCACCTCACTGCCATGCCCCAACGCCGTCGGCCTGACAAACCCCGGCAAACGATCACATGCCAGCCGCACCAACACCTCACCAGCAGCCGCCAACTCATCCGCCGCCGGCTTCCACCCCGAACCCAACACCACCCCCACATCAATCCGCTCCACCCCCGCCGCAGCACACAACTGCGCCGCAGCCTCAGCCGCAACAGCCAACGGATCCAACAAACCAGCCAAAGAGCCATCAACAGACGAGCCAACAAGATCAACCATGACCCCAAGGGTAGTCAAACCCAAGCCCCAACATCGCCCAACCCAACCCCACTCAACCCCACACCACACCCACCCCAAAAAACCACAACATATTTCCAACTAGCCCACCCATCTTCTAGGCTTCACAACAAACCCCAAAACCACACAAACCACCACCCCGGAACGCGCACCCAACCCCCACACCCGAAAGAACCCAAGGAAGTCAGGCAAAGATCTCAGTGAAGCTGACACACGCAGTGGACGCATGGCTCGTCGAACACAGCGACGACGTCCGATCCTGGTTCACCCACCTCCACACCCACCCAGAACTCAGCCACCAGGAACACAACACCACGGCCTTCATCGTCCACACCCTGCGCACCCACGGCATGCAGCCACACCTATTCAACCCCACCGGCGCCATGGTCGACATCGGCCCCACCCCCAACACCATCCCCACCTTCGACCAACACGCCCCCGCCCAAACCCCCGGACTCAACCCCACCGCCACACCCCACCACCCCCACATCGTCGCCTTCCGCGGCGACATCGACGCCCTCCCCATGGAGGAACAAACCGGCCTCGACTACGCCTCCACCAACCCCGGAGTCATGCACGCCTGCGGACACGACGCCCACGCCACCATCGTCCTCGCACTAGCCTGCGCCCTCAAAGCCAACGAACACCTCCTCACCAGCCCCGTACGCTGCATCTTCCAACCCGCCGAAGAAGTCATGGACGGCGGCGCCCCCGACATGATCGCCCAAGGCGCCCTCACCGACGTCGCCAGCATCTTCGCCGTCCACGCAGAACCCAAACTCAAAACCGGACAAATCGGCGTCAAAGCAGGAGCCATCACCTCCGCCGCCGACGTCCTCAGCATCACCGTCACCGGCCCCGGCGGACACTCCAGCCGCCCCCACATGACCGCCGACGTCGTCTACGCCCTGAGCAAACTCGTCACCGAACTGCCCGGACTCTTATCGCGCCGGGTCGACCCCCGCACCGGCACCGTCTTGGTTTTCGGGCACATCGAAGCAGGGCACGCCCCCAACGCCATCCCGGAACAAGGAGTGGTCTCCGGCACCATCCGCACCGCCGACATGGCGGTGTGGCGCACCATTCACCCCCTGTTGGAAGACCTCATCCACCAGGTGATCGCCCCCACCGGCTGCCGTGCCACCATCAACTACCAGCGGGGCGTGCCGCCAGTGATGAATGACGACGCCGCCACCGCGCTACTGGCCGAAGCCGCCCGCAGCATCGACCCACACTGCCTGATGGAAGCCTCCCAATCCTCCGGCGGCGAAGACTTCTCCTGGTACCTCGAGCACGTACCCGGCTCCATGGCACGCCTCGGCTGTCACGCGGGCCAAGGTGCACTTCACGATCTGCACCGCGCCGACCTGGTCGTCGACCCCCGCGCCATCGGCGTCGGCGTGCGCCTATTTGCCTCCATCGCGCAACGCCTCGCCAGCGACTAAAGCCGATTGCGGCCCGCATCAAACCCGGCAGTGGGGGAGTAAGGCGGGGGCTTAACGGCACCCCACCAGGGCAAGTGCGTACACTTGGCAGTATCTGTGCCCACCGCACAACGGTGGCTCGGCGGTAGCAACCCTGATTGGAAAACAGCTACCGCGCACACACACTCAACCCAAAACCCCTTCACGGAGGATAAGTGTCCAAGCGCATTGTCATCATCGGTGGCGGCCCCGCCGGCTACGAAGCAGCACTGGCTGGAGCCAAGTACGGCGCCGAGATCACCTTGGTTGAAGACCAAGGCCTGGGTGGCTCCGCAGTCCTGTACGACTGCGTTCCCAGCAAGTCCTTCATCGCCGCGACCGGCATTAAAACCGACCTCCGTCGCGCCGACGACATGGGATTCGCCGACACCGCCGACACGAAGGTGCTGCGCCTGTCCGAACTGAACCAGCGCGTGAAGACCCTGGCCGCCGACCAGTCCCACGACATCCGCTCCCAGATGAAACGCGCCGGCATTCGAGTCATCGACGGCCGCGGTGCTTTCGACGACTACCAGTCCAAGCAGTCCATCCACTACGTGAAGATCACCCACGCCAACGGCGAGACTGAAACCGTCGAATGCGACCTGGTTCTCGTCGCCACCGGTGCATCCCCCCGCATCCTGCCGGGCGCCCAGCCCGACGGCGAGCGCATTCTCACCTGGCGCCAGGTTTACGACATCGATTCCCTCCCCGAGCACCTCATCGTAGTGGGCTCCGGTGTCACCGGTGCCGAATTCGTCTCCGCCTTCGCCGAGCTCGGCGTGAAGGTCACCATGGTGGCTTCCCGCGACCGCATCCTCCCGCACGACGACGCCGACGCCGCCGACGTGTTGGAGACCGTGCTCTCCGAGCGTGGTGTCGCCCTGGAAAAGGACGCCCGCGTTGACACCGTGACCCGCACCGAGGACGGCGGGGTGTGCGTGCGCACCGCCGACGGCCGCGAGATCTACGGTTCCCACGCCCTGATGACCGTGGGTTCCATCCCGAACACCAAGGACCTAGGGCTGGAAAAGGTCGGAATTGAAACCACCCCCTCCGGCCACATCAAGGTCGACCGCGTCTCCCGCACCAGCGTGTCGGGCGTGTACGCCGCCGGCGACTGCACCGATTTGTTCCCGCTGGCCTCCGTGGCCGCCATGCAGGGCCGCATCGCGATGTACCACGCCCTCGGTGAGGGCGTCAGCCCGCTGCGCCTCAAGACCGTCGCAACCGCCGTATTTACCCGCCCCGAAATCGCCGCCGTGGGTGTCACCCACAAGGAGATTGAATCCGGTGAGGTGTCCGCCCGCGTCATCGTGCTGCCGCTGGCAACCAACGCGCGCGCCAAGATGCGCTCCCTGCGCCACGGCTTCGTGAAGCTGTTCTGCCGCAAGAACTCCGGCCTCGTCATCGGTGGCGTGGTGGTGGCGCCGACCGCCTCCGAGCTGATCTTGCCGATCGCCGTGGCCGTCGATAAGGGCCTGACCGTCAACGACTTGGCGAATACCTTCTCCGTGTACCCGACCCTGTCCGGTTCCATCACCGAAGCCGCCCGACAGCTCGTCCAGCACGACGATCTCGGCTAACTAAGCCACAATTTTCGCTACCCACCCGGCAGGTTTTTTCTCCTGCAGGGTGGGTTTTTGCGTGGGGTGATTGGTGGGAGATTTTTCACGCAGGCGGGTGATTTTCGCCCTGTGATCCTGTGGTACTCTCATGCAAGTTAGTGACCTATGCCATAAATAGTTTGGCATGCAGAAGAAAGGCCCACCCCGCCTTGAGTGCCCCCTCTTTTAAAAAGATCCTCGTCGCCAACCGTGGCGAAATCGCCGTGCGTGCATTCCGTGCCGCCTATGAACTAGACGCGGAAACTGTTGCCGTTTATCCGAAGGAGGACCGCAACTCCTTCCACCGCAGCCACGCCAGCGAGGCGTACCGCATCGGTACGGAAGGTTCCCCGGTGAAGGCGTATCTCGACATCGACGAGATCCTTCGCGCCGCAAAGGAATCCCACGCGGACGCCATTTACCCCGGCTACGGCTTCTTGAGCGAAAATGCTCAGCTGGCGCGCGAATGTGCCGAAAATGGGGTGACCTTCATCGGCCCGTCCCCGGAAGTTCTCGATCTAACCGGTGACAAGGCTCGCGCGGTCAAAGCAGCTCGCGAGGCAGGTCTGCCGACGCTGAATGAATCCGAGCCGACCGACGATATCGATGTGCTCGCGGAACAAGCCAAGGGGCAGGCATATCCGCTGTTCGTCAAGGCCGTCGCCGGTGGTGGCGGTCGCGGTATGCGTTTCATCCCGGAGGAAAAAGAGCTGCGCCACCTCGCAGCCGAAGCCTCCCGTGAAGCGCTGAGCGCCTTCGGCGACGCGCGCGTCTACATCGAGCGTGCCGTGATTAATCCGCAGCACATCGAGGTGCAGATCCTGGGTGACTCCACCGGCGATGTGGTGCACCTGTTTGAGCGCGATTGTTCCCTGCAGCGACGCCACCAAAAGGTGGTGGAGATCGCCCCGGCGCAGCACATCAGCGAGGAGTTGCGCCAAAAGATTTGCGCCGACGCGGTGAAATTCTGCAAGCACATCGGCTACTCCGGTGCGGGCACCGTGGAGTTCCTGGTGGATGAAGCCGGCGAGTATGTCTTCATCGAAATGAACCCCCGCATTCAGGTGGAGCACACCGTCACGGAGGAAGTCACCCAGGTTGACCTGGTCAAGGCGCAGATGCAGATCGCTGCCGGCGCCACCCTAAAGGAACTGGGTCTGACGCAGGACTCCATCCAGGTGCACGGTGCGGCGCTGCAGTGCCGCATCACCACCGAGGACCCTGCCAATGGTTTCCGCCCGGACACCGGCACCATCACCTCCTACCGCAGCCCGGGTGGTGCGGGTGTGCGTTTGGATGGCGCCATCCAACTCGGTGGTGAAATTACCGCCCACTTTGACTCCATGCTGGTGAAGATGACCTGCCGTGGCAGCGATTTTGCGACCGCTGTGGCGCGTGCGCAGCGCGCGCTGGCGGAGTTCCACGTCTCCGGTGTGGCGACCAACATTGGCTTCTTGCGTGCCCTGCTGCGCGAGAAGGACTTCACCACCAAGCGGGTGGCGACCAGCTTCATCGCGGAGCACCCGTGGCTGCTGTCTGCCCCGCCGGCCGATGATGAGCCGGGCCGAATCTTGGATTACCTGGCGGATATCACCGTCAACCGTCCGCATGGTTTGCCGCCGGCACAGATCCGTGCCGTGGATAAGCTGCCGACCTTGCCGCACACCCCGCGCCCCCGAGGCAGCCGCGACATGCTGCGCGATTTGGGCCCGGCGGAGTTTGCGAAGCGTCTGCGTCAGCAGGACGCGCTAGGGGTCACTGACACCACCTTCCGTGATGCGCACCAGTCGCTGCTGGCAACCCGGGTGCGTTCCTCCGCGCTGGTTGATGCCGCCCGCCACATTTCTTATCTCACCCCGGAACTGCTTTCCGTGGAGGCCTGGGGTGGCGCCACCTACGATGTGGCGCTGCGCTTCCTGCACGAGGATCCCTGGGCCCGACTGGATGAGCTGCGTCAGGCGATGCCGAACGTGAACATTCAGATGCTGCTGCGCGGCCGCAACGCCGTCGGCTACACGCCCTACCCGGACTATGTGTGCTCGAAGTTTGTCGATGAGGCCGCACGTTCCGGCATCGATATCTTCCGCGTGTTCGACGCCCTCAATGACGTTTCGCAGATGCGTCCCGCCATTGAGGCGGTGCTGGAGACCGGCACCTCTGTCGCGGAGGTCGCAATGGCCTACTCCGGTAACCTGGCCGACCCGAAAGAAAAGCTCTACACCCTCGACTACTACCTGCGCCTAGCGGAGCAGATCGTCGAGACCGGGGCGCACATCCTGGCTATTAAGGACATGGCGGGCCTGATGCGTCCGGCGGCCGCCACCAAGCTGGTGACCGCGCTGCGTAAAGAGTTCGACCTGCCGGTGCACGTCCACACCCACGACACCGCTGGTGGTTCCCTGGCAACCTATCTGGCGGCCGCCAACGCCGGCGCCGACGCCGTCGATGGCGCCTCCGCGCCCCTGTCGGGTACTACCTCCCAGCCGAGCCTGTCGGCCATCGTGGCGGCCTTTGCGGATACCTACCGCGATACCGGCCTCGACTTGGAGGCCGTGTGCGACATGGAGCCCTACTGGGAGGCTGTGCGCACCATGTACGCCCCGTTCGAGTCCGGTACCCCCGGCCCGACCGGTCGCGTCTACCACCATGAAATCCCCGGTGGTCAGCTGTCGAACCTGCGCGCCCAGGCGGTGGCGCTCGGCCTGGCGGATCGTTTCGAGCTGATCGAGGACAACTACGCCGCCGTCAATGAGATGCTGGGGCGCCCCACCAAGGTCACCCCCAGCTCCAAGGTGGTTGGTGACTTGGCGCTGCACCTGGTGGGCGCCAACGTCAGCCCCGCTGACTTCGTGGCCGACCCCCACAAATACGACATTCCGGACTCCGTGATCGCCTTCCTGCGTGGCGAGCTGGGTACCCCTCCCGGTGGCTGGCCGGAGCCGCTGCGCACCCGCATCCTCGAAGGGCGCGCGGAAACCTCTGCCGCCCTGGTCGACGTGCCTGAGGAAGAGCGCGACAACTTGGAATCTTCGGACGTGGCCACCCGCCGCGCCTGCCTGGACCGGTTGATGTTCGCCAAGCCGGCAGCCGAGTTCGTGGAGCACCGCCGCCGCTTCGGAAACACCTCCATCCTGGACGATCGAGAGTTCTTCTACGGCCTTGTTGAGGGCGAGGAAACCGTCATCGATTTGGGTGACTCCGTCGCCCTGGTGGTGCGCCTGGACGCCATTTCCGAGCCGGATGACAAGGGTATGCGCACCGTCGTGTTCAACGTCAACGGCCAGATCCGCCCGCTGCGCGTGCGCGACCACTCCGTGGAGTCCACCACCCAGGCTGCCGAGAAGGCCGACCCGACCAAGCCGGGTCACGTCGCGGCACCGTTTGCTGGCGTGGTGACTGTCACCGTCATCGAGGGCGATGAGGTCAAGGCCGGCGATCCGGTGGCCATCATTGAGGCCATGAAGATGGAAGCCACCATCACCGCCCCGGTCACAGGCAAGGTTTCTCGCGTGGTGCTGACGCAGGCCGCCAAGGTCGAAGGCGGCGACCTGCTGCTGGTCATCGACGAAAGCTAGACGCGCCGCTGACTATCCAAGCCCCGATACCACTGCCACAGCTGCACTGGTATCGGGGCTTAGTTGCGTGTAGCGCAAGAGCGAAAAAAGGGGGCTTAAGCATTCGATGGGGCGACGGCGGTAATGAGGAATTGTCGCCACGGTTCGTGCCCGGGCATGGTGCCGTGGACCAGTTCATGGTCGTAGACCTCCGTTAGCTCCCGCACCGCGATGTCAGTAAAGCCAAATGTGCAGAGAAACTCCGCATACGTGTCGCTGGTCGCCCGCGCCAGCGGCAAAGCGTTGAGCGTGTCCTCGTTGTAGGCCGAAAGATAGTGCTCTCGCCAAGCAACGCCTGCGGGTGCTGGTGCGCAACCCCACGGACCATCCGCGAGAAGGAGTTGTGCGCCGGGGCGCAGCACGCGGGCTATTTCTGGCCACGCAGCCGCGGGGAGAGTCCAGGCAATGTTGCGCCCGATGATCGCGTCGATGCTGTCACTGAGCAGTGGCAGCGCACAGGCATCGGCCTGGAGGCAAGGACCGGGGTGAAACGACAGCATCCCCGCTGTGAGATCAACGCCGATGGGGGAGTGTTTCTGCCCGAGTGCGCGGCTTAAAAAACCAGTCCCGCATCCCAGATCCACCGTGCGGTCGTTGGGGTTGAGATAGGGCGCGAAGATGTCGTGCCACAGTGTCCAGTTCGTGTGTGCCTGGGCGTGGTGAAAGGAGCTGGCGCGTTCCTGCCAGTACCCGGCAATCACATCAGTCACAATTTTCTCAACATTCTCTTTTATTTACCCGGCCACTGCGGTAGGGTGGTGAGCCTGAAACGCTAAGGATACAACCCCAAAACTCGTATCCTGCGCTTTATACGGTTTGCAGCGCATCTGCGAGAAAGACACTCTAAGTGTTTCTCTGTCACAGATCGTCAGCCGCACACCATCTTCTTCCCCGACTTGCCGAAAGATTTTTCATGCGCTTTAAGAAGACCGCAGCCGCAGCACTCGCCGTGGCTACCGCAATGACCGTCGCCCACCCCGCAGAGGCACTCACCCCGAAGCAGCAGGGCTACATCAACCGCATCAACGGTGCTTCCTGCACCGAGGTTCGCCTCGGACTGGCAAGCCAGGGTGTCACCAATCAGGCCCAGCTGGCCGGCGCTGCCCAGTCTTACGCGCAGGGCCAGGCAGGCGGAAACCTCACCGCCTCCCAACAGGAGTTCGTCAACGCCGCTGTCGCCGCCGGCACCGCTAAGGCAGCTTCCTGCGGCATCAACCTTGGTGGCGCTCCCGCTGCACCGGCACCTGCCCCGGCTCCGGCACCTGCTCCCGCACCGGCACCGGCCGGCAATGCCGCACCCGCACCTGCTCCCGCAGCAGCGCCTGCTGGCAGCGTGACCCCGG encodes the following:
- a CDS encoding phospho-sugar mutase, with protein sequence MSLKFGTAGLRAPVGPGEDHMNVTQVTRTTAGLAAWLVERSAKLHIPHPSMLDEEDEGSIGADMYGQDGPIRVAVGYDARYGSHTFACTAAEVFAGAGFEVLLLPTPTPTPVMPWLVKSRGLDAGVQITASHNPAADNGYKVYVAGGAQLVSPDDRAIEEHIQAVGDPLQVPRVSVRPGADPLRRYIDDIVDRVNPVEGDKLRVNNERAALSVVFTAMHGVGGRAMNQALQAAGFARSVPVDAQQHPDPTFPTVDFPNPEEPGATDLLLLEGARQGADVLIALDPDADRCAVGVPCEGGFRMLRGDELGPLLATRLVPTFPADRGWAAPVVATTVVSSQLLGEIARDRGWDFQETLTGFKNLARAGDGRPGELVFAYEEAIGTCPFPDVVPDKDGIATALVTCAWAAELKASGRSLADELEALFKTYGRFAGAQVSVRTSDPAALVDTLIHHAPSTLVGLPVDSAPLRSNQGVVLNAGDDEVSVRVIARASGTEPKAKFYIEVSHCGDMARAEELLEAVTGEVRSALSEL
- a CDS encoding pyruvate carboxylase; amino-acid sequence: MSAPSFKKILVANRGEIAVRAFRAAYELDAETVAVYPKEDRNSFHRSHASEAYRIGTEGSPVKAYLDIDEILRAAKESHADAIYPGYGFLSENAQLARECAENGVTFIGPSPEVLDLTGDKARAVKAAREAGLPTLNESEPTDDIDVLAEQAKGQAYPLFVKAVAGGGGRGMRFIPEEKELRHLAAEASREALSAFGDARVYIERAVINPQHIEVQILGDSTGDVVHLFERDCSLQRRHQKVVEIAPAQHISEELRQKICADAVKFCKHIGYSGAGTVEFLVDEAGEYVFIEMNPRIQVEHTVTEEVTQVDLVKAQMQIAAGATLKELGLTQDSIQVHGAALQCRITTEDPANGFRPDTGTITSYRSPGGAGVRLDGAIQLGGEITAHFDSMLVKMTCRGSDFATAVARAQRALAEFHVSGVATNIGFLRALLREKDFTTKRVATSFIAEHPWLLSAPPADDEPGRILDYLADITVNRPHGLPPAQIRAVDKLPTLPHTPRPRGSRDMLRDLGPAEFAKRLRQQDALGVTDTTFRDAHQSLLATRVRSSALVDAARHISYLTPELLSVEAWGGATYDVALRFLHEDPWARLDELRQAMPNVNIQMLLRGRNAVGYTPYPDYVCSKFVDEAARSGIDIFRVFDALNDVSQMRPAIEAVLETGTSVAEVAMAYSGNLADPKEKLYTLDYYLRLAEQIVETGAHILAIKDMAGLMRPAAATKLVTALRKEFDLPVHVHTHDTAGGSLATYLAAANAGADAVDGASAPLSGTTSQPSLSAIVAAFADTYRDTGLDLEAVCDMEPYWEAVRTMYAPFESGTPGPTGRVYHHEIPGGQLSNLRAQAVALGLADRFELIEDNYAAVNEMLGRPTKVTPSSKVVGDLALHLVGANVSPADFVADPHKYDIPDSVIAFLRGELGTPPGGWPEPLRTRILEGRAETSAALVDVPEEERDNLESSDVATRRACLDRLMFAKPAAEFVEHRRRFGNTSILDDREFFYGLVEGEETVIDLGDSVALVVRLDAISEPDDKGMRTVVFNVNGQIRPLRVRDHSVESTTQAAEKADPTKPGHVAAPFAGVVTVTVIEGDEVKAGDPVAIIEAMKMEATITAPVTGKVSRVVLTQAAKVEGGDLLLVIDES
- a CDS encoding NAD(P)H-quinone dehydrogenase: MSKRIVIIGGGPAGYEAALAGAKYGAEITLVEDQGLGGSAVLYDCVPSKSFIAATGIKTDLRRADDMGFADTADTKVLRLSELNQRVKTLAADQSHDIRSQMKRAGIRVIDGRGAFDDYQSKQSIHYVKITHANGETETVECDLVLVATGASPRILPGAQPDGERILTWRQVYDIDSLPEHLIVVGSGVTGAEFVSAFAELGVKVTMVASRDRILPHDDADAADVLETVLSERGVALEKDARVDTVTRTEDGGVCVRTADGREIYGSHALMTVGSIPNTKDLGLEKVGIETTPSGHIKVDRVSRTSVSGVYAAGDCTDLFPLASVAAMQGRIAMYHALGEGVSPLRLKTVATAVFTRPEIAAVGVTHKEIESGEVSARVIVLPLATNARAKMRSLRHGFVKLFCRKNSGLVIGGVVVAPTASELILPIAVAVDKGLTVNDLANTFSVYPTLSGSITEAARQLVQHDDLG
- a CDS encoding amidohydrolase, producing MSVKLTHAVDAWLVEHSDDVRSWFTHLHTHPELSHQEHNTTAFIVHTLRTHGMQPHLFNPTGAMVDIGPTPNTIPTFDQHAPAQTPGLNPTATPHHPHIVAFRGDIDALPMEEQTGLDYASTNPGVMHACGHDAHATIVLALACALKANEHLLTSPVRCIFQPAEEVMDGGAPDMIAQGALTDVASIFAVHAEPKLKTGQIGVKAGAITSAADVLSITVTGPGGHSSRPHMTADVVYALSKLVTELPGLLSRRVDPRTGTVLVFGHIEAGHAPNAIPEQGVVSGTIRTADMAVWRTIHPLLEDLIHQVIAPTGCRATINYQRGVPPVMNDDAATALLAEAARSIDPHCLMEASQSSGGEDFSWYLEHVPGSMARLGCHAGQGALHDLHRADLVVDPRAIGVGVRLFASIAQRLASD
- a CDS encoding class I SAM-dependent methyltransferase, yielding MTDVIAGYWQERASSFHHAQAHTNWTLWHDIFAPYLNPNDRTVDLGCGTGFLSRALGQKHSPIGVDLTAGMLSFHPGPCLQADACALPLLSDSIDAIIGRNIAWTLPAAAWPEIARVLRPGAQLLLADGPWGCAPAPAGVAWREHYLSAYNEDTLNALPLARATSDTYAEFLCTFGFTDIAVRELTEVYDHELVHGTMPGHEPWRQFLITAVAPSNA
- a CDS encoding purine-nucleoside phosphorylase; this encodes MVDLVGSSVDGSLAGLLDPLAVAAEAAAQLCAAAGVERIDVGVVLGSGWKPAADELAAAGEVLVRLACDRLPGFVRPTALGHGSEVVVLRVPAVGDGASRVVALLTGRTHAYEGVELWRTVHGVRTLAAAGARAVVLTNAAGGLAEGMRVGQPVVICDHINFTARTPLVGADFVNMVDAYSPRLRALVHKLEPGLDEAVYAMMPGPQYETPAEIGMLRVLGVGLVGMSTVYETIALRAADVEVLGLSLVTNLAAGVTGEPLDHDEVLEAGARAARECGALLAKVVRNL